From a region of the Desmodus rotundus isolate HL8 chromosome 7, HLdesRot8A.1, whole genome shotgun sequence genome:
- the COMT gene encoding catechol O-methyltransferase — MLGALPLLLTIVLCLALLALLFFLRHRSSLLFLFWHEWVLQPFHNLLMGDSKEQRILRYVLQHAVAGDPQSVLETIDTYCSQKEWAMNVGDKKGLIVDTVVQEQRPSTLLELGAYCGYSAVRMARLLPPSARLLTIELNPDYAAITQQMLDFAGLQDRVTVIVGASQDIIPQLKKKYDMDTLDMVFLDHWKDRYLPDTLLLEECGLLRKGTVLLADNVICPGVPDFLAYMRGSSRFECTHFSSYLEYSEMVDGLEKVVYVGPGSPARP, encoded by the exons ATGCTGGGAGCCCTACCCCTGCTGTTGACAATTGTATTGTGCCTGGCGCTGCTGGCCCTGCTGTTCTTCCTGCGACACCGCAgttccttgctttttctcttctggcACGAGTGGGTCTTGCAGCCCTTCCACAACCTGCTCATGGGTGACAGCAAGGAGCAGCGCATCCTGCGCTACGTGTTGCAGCACGCTGTGGCCGGGGACCCACAGAGTGTGCTGGAGACCATCGACACCTACTGCTCGCAGAAGGAATGGGCCATGAACGTGGGTGACAAGAAAG GCCTGATCGTGGACACAGTGGTGCAGGAGCAGCGCCCCTCCACATTGCTGGAGCTGGGGGCCTATTGCGGCTACTCAGCCGTGCGGATGGCCCGCCTGCTGCCGCCCAGTGCCCGCCTGCTAACCATTGAGCTCAACCCCGACTACGCCGCCATCACCCAGCAGATGCTGGACTTTGCAGGCCTGCAGGACAGG GTAACCGTTATTGTTGGGGCGTCCCAGGACATCATCCCCCAGCTGAAGAAGAAATATGACATGGACACGCTGGACATGGTCTTCCTTGACCACTGGAAGGACCGGTACCTGCCAGACACACTCCTCCTGGAG GAATGTGGCCTGCTACGGAAGGGGACAGTGTTGCTGGCTGACAATGTCATCTGCCCAGGAGTACCAGACTTTCTGGCATACATGCGTGGGAGCAGCCGCTTTGAGTGCACACACTTCTCCTCCTACCTGGAGTACTCCGAGATGGTGGACGGCCTGGAGAAGGTCGTGTACGTGGGCCCGGGCAGCCCAGCACGGCCTTGA